The Arcanobacterium pinnipediorum genome includes a region encoding these proteins:
- a CDS encoding M23 family metallopeptidase, which translates to MSDYKTRPTRRELRLARLAEEARQSCTDTASRTTVVMAVPEDLHSGDHAGDLPELDSNTFAMDNAHGVDEQRRVRVPQLYASLRHFWHQSKNRRAFASASCAFVIAIGGGLALGSYGFETHAQANSAEGEFAGEEIDHSQTPATLRSLSGAADSARFKAYQEQFSGHAVVCETVSSANSLTAFARNDLDKFIHPLAAGTFSEASPFGWRIHPIYGTSTLHEGVDFSAALGTPIYAIADGKVVFSGSSSITFGDPVVIIEHEINGEKFTSWYLHSYASGIHVSEGDSVRMGDHIADVGNAGRSTGPHLHFEIHPGAFSGFDGPGPVDPMTFMKEKGAVDINDVCGAR; encoded by the coding sequence GTGAGCGATTATAAAACTCGGCCGACTCGCCGCGAATTGCGGCTTGCGCGTCTAGCCGAAGAAGCCCGTCAGTCCTGCACAGACACCGCTTCGCGAACAACGGTCGTGATGGCCGTTCCTGAAGATCTGCACTCTGGCGATCATGCCGGCGATCTTCCTGAACTTGACAGCAATACCTTTGCTATGGACAACGCGCACGGTGTTGATGAACAGCGTCGGGTGCGTGTTCCGCAGCTCTATGCTTCCTTGCGTCATTTTTGGCATCAATCAAAAAACCGTCGCGCGTTTGCATCGGCCTCCTGCGCCTTTGTTATTGCTATCGGAGGCGGATTAGCTCTGGGATCGTATGGATTTGAGACCCATGCCCAGGCAAACTCAGCGGAAGGGGAGTTCGCTGGAGAAGAAATCGATCACAGCCAGACTCCAGCCACCTTGCGCTCCCTTTCTGGTGCGGCTGATTCAGCGCGCTTTAAGGCTTACCAGGAGCAATTCTCCGGCCATGCAGTAGTGTGCGAAACTGTGTCCAGCGCCAATTCGTTGACGGCGTTTGCGCGCAACGATCTCGATAAATTTATTCATCCACTCGCCGCTGGAACCTTTAGTGAAGCTTCGCCATTTGGGTGGCGAATCCACCCCATCTACGGCACATCTACGCTGCACGAAGGCGTTGATTTTTCAGCAGCTTTGGGTACACCGATCTATGCCATTGCAGATGGAAAAGTCGTCTTTTCTGGCTCCAGTTCGATAACGTTTGGCGATCCGGTAGTCATTATCGAACACGAAATCAATGGTGAGAAATTCACGTCGTGGTATTTACATTCTTACGCCTCTGGTATCCATGTTAGCGAAGGCGATAGTGTGCGAATGGGAGACCACATCGCCGACGTCGGAAATGCTGGTCGTTCTACCGGTCCTCATCTACATTTTGAGATTCACCCGGGTGCGTTCAGTGGTTTTGATGGCCCTGGCCCGGTAGATCCCATGACATTTATGAAGGAAAAAGGCGCAGTCGATATTAACGACGTCTGCGGAGCACGCTAG
- a CDS encoding glycerophosphodiester phosphodiesterase, which yields MADNLWKYGNALEKPIVIAHRGGGLEAPENTYHAFSRLSALEVGYIETDVHSTKDGVAVVIHDPVLDRVSNGRGLVSHHTWDDVKKLRDHCGAPLMRLDETLTQFPDMVFNIDAKEDRVVEPLICAITQARAFDRVSLASFSERRLAKLRQRLPGTPSSLGVSAVAKLLLAAKSTGKIRSALLRTLPTIDDGVQAVQVPSSFRGIKIVDKNFIELAHERDWAVHVWTVNDERQARQLMELGVDGIITDIPTSIRNVL from the coding sequence ATGGCAGATAATCTGTGGAAGTATGGCAATGCTTTAGAAAAGCCCATCGTTATTGCTCATCGTGGTGGCGGGCTTGAAGCTCCAGAAAACACCTATCATGCCTTTTCGCGGCTGAGTGCTCTTGAGGTTGGCTACATTGAGACCGATGTGCATAGCACCAAAGATGGTGTTGCAGTTGTTATCCACGATCCAGTTCTTGATCGGGTCTCTAATGGTCGTGGCTTAGTTAGCCATCATACGTGGGATGATGTGAAGAAACTTCGCGATCATTGTGGCGCTCCATTGATGCGTCTAGATGAAACACTCACGCAGTTTCCCGATATGGTCTTTAACATTGACGCCAAGGAGGATCGGGTTGTTGAACCGCTGATCTGTGCAATCACGCAGGCTCGCGCATTCGATCGAGTTTCTTTGGCCTCATTTTCGGAACGACGGCTGGCTAAGTTGCGTCAAAGATTGCCCGGAACACCATCTTCGCTCGGTGTTTCAGCAGTTGCGAAACTTCTATTAGCGGCTAAGTCTACTGGGAAAATACGTAGCGCGTTGTTACGCACCTTGCCAACTATCGACGACGGCGTCCAGGCAGTTCAGGTTCCCTCTTCGTTTCGGGGGATAAAGATTGTTGATAAGAACTTCATTGAGTTGGCTCATGAGCGAGATTGGGCGGTCCATGTGTGGACGGTCAATGATGAGCGCCAAGCGCGTCAGCTCATGGAACTGGGAGTAGATGGGATCATTACCGATATCCCTACTTCGATTCGCAACGTATTGTAG